One window of Halorussus sp. MSC15.2 genomic DNA carries:
- a CDS encoding lipase maturation factor family protein, with the protein MALWGPESYWLVRLLVHRGLAVVYLLAFLVAATQFRALVGEDGLLPVSEYVEYAEFRRRPSLFYLLPSDRAMGVAAWAGVGLSALALAGAPSWLPRAYVLPASMLLWTTLWLLYLSFVNAGRVFYGFGWESMLLETGFLAVFLGAGQFAAPWPVVWLLRWLLFRNMFGAGLIKIRGDECWRDLTCMEYHYETQPMPNPTSWYVHHLPRPVHRAAVAVNHVVELAVPFLYFAPQPVAALAGVATILFQGWLMVTGNFSWLNALTVVLAFATFADSVLASAFGALGLPVTAPATVALPLWFWVAVGGVTALVAVLSVRPTLNMVSSEQVMNTAFDPLHLVNTYGAFGSITRERYEIVVEGTSDEELTPDTEWETYTFEGKPTDPERRPPQVAPYHLRLDWQLWFAAMSPSPYQHRWFSRLLEKLLEGDEATLGLLRTNPFPDDPPTHVRAVRYRYEFTSPAERSETGRWWNRERVGSYVEPVSLDDLRTRRRMRRRGGR; encoded by the coding sequence ATGGCCCTCTGGGGTCCCGAGAGCTACTGGCTCGTCCGGTTGCTCGTCCACCGCGGACTCGCCGTCGTCTACCTGCTCGCGTTCCTCGTGGCCGCCACCCAGTTCCGGGCGCTCGTCGGCGAAGACGGCCTGCTCCCCGTCTCGGAGTACGTCGAGTACGCCGAGTTCCGCCGGCGACCGAGCCTCTTCTACCTCCTGCCCTCCGACCGCGCGATGGGTGTCGCGGCGTGGGCGGGCGTCGGTCTCTCGGCGCTGGCGCTCGCGGGCGCGCCCTCGTGGCTCCCGCGGGCCTACGTCCTCCCGGCGTCGATGCTGCTCTGGACGACCCTGTGGCTCCTCTACCTCTCGTTCGTCAACGCCGGGCGCGTGTTCTACGGCTTCGGCTGGGAGTCGATGCTGTTGGAGACCGGGTTCCTCGCCGTCTTCCTCGGCGCGGGGCAGTTCGCCGCGCCGTGGCCGGTCGTCTGGCTCCTGCGGTGGCTCCTCTTTCGCAACATGTTCGGCGCGGGTCTCATCAAAATCCGGGGCGACGAGTGCTGGCGGGACCTGACGTGCATGGAGTACCACTACGAGACCCAACCGATGCCCAACCCGACGAGTTGGTACGTCCATCACCTGCCGAGACCGGTCCACCGCGCCGCGGTCGCGGTCAATCACGTCGTGGAACTCGCGGTCCCCTTCCTCTACTTCGCGCCTCAACCGGTGGCCGCGCTGGCGGGTGTGGCGACCATCCTGTTTCAGGGCTGGCTGATGGTGACGGGCAACTTCTCGTGGCTCAACGCGCTCACGGTGGTGCTGGCGTTCGCCACCTTCGCCGACTCGGTGCTGGCGTCGGCGTTCGGCGCGCTGGGTCTCCCGGTTACCGCCCCGGCGACCGTCGCGCTCCCGCTCTGGTTCTGGGTCGCGGTCGGCGGCGTGACCGCGCTCGTCGCCGTCCTGAGCGTGCGCCCGACGCTCAACATGGTCTCGTCCGAGCAGGTGATGAACACCGCGTTCGACCCGCTCCACCTCGTCAACACCTACGGCGCGTTCGGTTCCATCACCCGCGAGCGCTACGAAATCGTGGTGGAAGGCACCAGCGACGAGGAACTGACGCCCGACACCGAGTGGGAGACGTACACGTTCGAGGGCAAGCCGACCGACCCCGAGCGCCGACCGCCGCAGGTCGCGCCCTACCACCTGCGACTCGACTGGCAACTCTGGTTCGCCGCGATGTCGCCGTCGCCGTACCAGCACCGCTGGTTCTCCCGACTGCTCGAAAAGCTTCTGGAGGGCGACGAGGCGACCCTCGGCCTGCTCCGGACGAACCCCTTCCCCGACGACCCGCCGACTCACGTCCGGGCGGTCAGGTATCGCTACGAGTTCACCTCGCCCGCGGAGAGGTCGGAGACGGGGCG
- a CDS encoding HalOD1 output domain-containing protein: protein MTSASNASDGWQTEDTYYYRASGGEPLSEAVVAAVSAFSDRSSVGSDADEALEPLYGTIDPDSLDAIFRDTTDEPRSGTVEFAYSGHEVTVSSDGLVTVTER from the coding sequence ATGACATCTGCGAGCAACGCAAGCGACGGGTGGCAGACCGAGGACACGTACTACTACCGAGCGTCCGGCGGCGAGCCGCTTTCGGAGGCGGTCGTGGCCGCTGTCTCGGCGTTCTCTGACCGAAGTTCCGTGGGGAGCGACGCCGACGAGGCGCTCGAACCGCTCTACGGGACGATAGACCCCGACTCGCTCGACGCAATCTTCCGCGATACGACCGACGAACCCCGGTCGGGCACGGTCGAATTCGCGTACTCCGGCCACGAAGTGACCGTCAGCAGCGACGGACTTGTGACCGTCACCGAACGGTAG
- a CDS encoding helix-turn-helix domain-containing protein, protein MALIGRVETDSQPGQGALQAVPDMILRLEDIRSDHDSEWRVIFWASGDDFEAYEAALADDPDVAGYELLTELPDRRLYGVTLAGNTNPRALHPIVVEQDITILDLTMTAERLRLLARFPSREALAALRDACRERDMEFHLEQLYDEESVANDGGVESRYGVTEPQREALLRALEAGYFDVPRETKMAAIADEMGVSTTALSRRLRRGQRNLLRNTLALQTTT, encoded by the coding sequence ATGGCTCTCATCGGCAGGGTCGAGACCGACTCCCAGCCCGGACAGGGGGCACTTCAGGCCGTCCCGGACATGATACTACGACTCGAAGACATTCGCTCGGACCACGACAGCGAGTGGCGGGTCATCTTCTGGGCGTCCGGCGACGACTTCGAGGCGTACGAGGCCGCGCTCGCCGACGACCCGGACGTGGCGGGCTACGAACTCCTGACCGAACTGCCGGACCGACGCCTCTATGGCGTCACGCTCGCCGGAAACACCAACCCCCGAGCGCTCCACCCGATAGTCGTCGAGCAGGACATCACGATTCTCGACCTCACGATGACGGCCGAGAGGCTGCGCCTCCTCGCTCGGTTTCCCTCTCGCGAGGCGCTGGCCGCGCTCCGCGACGCCTGCCGCGAACGCGACATGGAGTTCCACCTCGAACAGCTCTACGACGAGGAGTCGGTCGCGAACGACGGGGGCGTCGAGAGCCGGTACGGCGTCACGGAACCCCAGCGCGAGGCGCTGTTGCGCGCGCTGGAGGCGGGCTACTTCGACGTGCCGCGCGAGACGAAGATGGCGGCGATAGCCGACGAGATGGGCGTCTCGACCACGGCGCTGTCGAGGCGACTCCGGCGCGGCCAGCGCAACCTCCTCCGGAACACCCTCGCCCTGCAGACGACTACTTAA
- a CDS encoding transcription factor S, translated as MQFCDECGSMMKSMGSKMVCTNDDCQDTTDKDEEKAAEFVSTEEQGDSEVIETSEDANFEGKPTADDVICDECGHGKAWYTIKQTGSADEPPTRFFKCQECGHRWREYS; from the coding sequence ATGCAATTCTGCGACGAGTGCGGTTCCATGATGAAGTCCATGGGGTCCAAGATGGTCTGTACGAACGACGACTGTCAGGACACCACCGACAAGGACGAGGAGAAGGCCGCGGAGTTCGTCTCGACCGAGGAACAGGGCGACTCCGAGGTGATAGAGACCTCCGAGGACGCCAACTTCGAGGGCAAGCCCACCGCCGACGACGTGATTTGCGACGAGTGCGGCCACGGGAAGGCGTGGTACACCATCAAGCAGACCGGGTCGGCCGACGAACCGCCGACGCGCTTCTTCAAGTGTCAGGAGTGCGGCCACCGCTGGCGCGAATACAGCTAG
- a CDS encoding VTT domain-containing protein, with amino-acid sequence MFQTLGEVALNLVEQYGYLAVALFTFLEASLLFPLLPSEVVVPGAAALLVGGPATGALFVASVGVGTTAGSLFAFHVFGERGRSALSGRGGRFRVSEDRLERATAWFRRWGESSVLWGRLLPILRSVVSVPAGLAGMARWKFTLYSATGAVAFGALVAIAVETGLRLVGIA; translated from the coding sequence GTGTTCCAGACCCTCGGCGAGGTGGCGCTGAATCTGGTCGAGCAGTACGGCTACCTCGCGGTGGCGCTGTTCACCTTTCTGGAGGCGTCGCTGCTGTTTCCGCTCCTGCCGAGCGAGGTGGTCGTGCCGGGCGCGGCGGCGCTCCTCGTCGGCGGTCCCGCGACGGGCGCGCTGTTCGTCGCGTCGGTCGGCGTCGGCACGACGGCGGGGAGTCTGTTCGCGTTCCACGTCTTCGGCGAGCGCGGGCGCTCTGCGCTGTCGGGCCGCGGCGGCCGGTTCCGCGTCTCGGAGGACCGACTGGAGCGCGCGACCGCGTGGTTCAGGCGGTGGGGCGAGAGTTCGGTCCTCTGGGGTCGCTTGCTCCCGATTCTACGTTCGGTGGTCTCGGTCCCCGCGGGTCTCGCGGGGATGGCACGCTGGAAGTTCACGCTCTACTCCGCGACGGGCGCGGTGGCGTTCGGGGCACTCGTGGCGATAGCCGTGGAGACCGGCCTGCGTCTGGTCGGCATCGCGTGA
- a CDS encoding HAD family hydrolase, which produces MSADDHTSDDESALTDDSTSGDSTSGDRVADDRTSGDVDAVLFDLDGTLVEYERSTERLLELAFESAGVEPFFDVTEYFDRFGDHVTPGVSIAEGRANCFAEIAEGHGRDPDLGRRVADAFAAERDQSRVECLPGAVEVVDALADDHALGVVTNGPPEMQTTKLEAAGLADRFETVVFAGHDAAAKPDPEPFEVALTELDSSADRAVHVGNSLSSDVAGAHAAGLQSVWVPAEADAEPDPEPHYSLPSLAELREVPWR; this is translated from the coding sequence ATGTCCGCGGACGACCACACATCCGACGACGAATCCGCGCTTACCGACGATTCCACCTCGGGCGACTCCACGTCCGGCGACCGAGTCGCCGACGACCGAACGTCCGGCGACGTGGATGCAGTCCTCTTCGACCTCGACGGGACGCTGGTGGAGTACGAGCGCTCGACCGAGCGACTGCTCGAACTCGCCTTCGAGTCCGCGGGCGTCGAACCGTTCTTCGACGTGACCGAGTACTTCGACCGATTCGGCGACCACGTCACGCCCGGCGTCTCCATCGCCGAGGGTCGGGCGAACTGCTTCGCGGAAATCGCCGAGGGTCACGGGCGCGACCCCGACCTCGGCCGCCGGGTCGCCGACGCCTTCGCCGCAGAGCGCGACCAGTCGCGGGTCGAGTGCCTGCCGGGCGCGGTCGAAGTCGTGGACGCGCTGGCCGACGACCACGCGCTCGGCGTCGTGACCAACGGTCCGCCGGAGATGCAGACCACGAAACTGGAGGCCGCCGGACTGGCCGACCGCTTCGAGACGGTGGTGTTCGCGGGCCACGACGCCGCCGCGAAACCCGACCCCGAACCCTTCGAGGTCGCGCTGACGGAGTTGGACTCCTCGGCGGACCGCGCGGTCCACGTCGGCAACTCCCTATCGTCGGACGTGGCCGGGGCGCACGCGGCGGGACTGCAGTCGGTCTGGGTGCCCGCCGAGGCGGACGCGGAACCGGACCCCGAACCGCACTACTCGCTACCGTCGCTCGCGGAACTCCGAGAGGTGCCGTGGCGGTAG
- a CDS encoding GTPBP1 family GTP-binding protein, giving the protein MCPNRAVLQSALERGEQEGGSVEFKERLTKELHLAEGRMESLAAQLRHRVLSGDGEATYVVGVTDDGGIAGISHEDFSESMDVLSLLAEEAGAHIEDVQTWGIADDGSATERDELFVSNRSEGHDADGLVGVATVREGAMLDTDSEHIVVGTAGHVDHGKSTLVGTLVTGQSDDGEGGTRGYLDVQPHEVERGLSADLSYGVYGFDGEGPVRMDNPHRKSDRARVVEESDRLVSFVDTVGHEPWLRTTIRGLVGQKLDYGLLTVAADDGPTKTTREHLGVLLATELPTMVAITKADIVDDERVAEVEREVERLLRDVDKTPLRVERHGVDAAVEEIDENVVPVITTSAVTMEGLDALDELFERLPKTTADSGDFRMYIDRTYSVTGVGAVASGTIMSGEVEAGDELLLGPMADGAFREVEVRSIEMHYHRVDKAKAGRIVGIALKGVREADVERGMVLLPADADPEPVREFEAEVVVLNHPTRIGDGYEPVVHLETISEAAEFHPKGGQLLPGDSGATTVRFKFRPYLVEEGQRFVFREGQSKGVGTVTGLNPGDDSGSDD; this is encoded by the coding sequence ATGTGCCCTAACCGGGCCGTATTGCAAAGCGCCCTCGAACGCGGCGAACAGGAGGGCGGCAGCGTCGAGTTCAAAGAGCGACTCACCAAGGAACTCCACCTCGCCGAGGGTCGGATGGAGAGTCTCGCGGCCCAACTCCGACATCGAGTGCTGTCCGGCGACGGCGAGGCCACGTACGTCGTTGGCGTGACCGACGACGGCGGCATCGCCGGAATCAGCCACGAGGACTTCTCGGAGTCGATGGACGTGCTGAGCCTGCTCGCCGAGGAGGCGGGCGCGCACATCGAGGACGTCCAGACGTGGGGCATCGCCGACGACGGGTCCGCGACCGAGCGCGACGAACTGTTCGTGAGCAACCGCAGCGAGGGCCACGACGCCGACGGACTGGTCGGCGTCGCCACCGTCCGCGAGGGCGCGATGCTCGACACCGACAGCGAACACATCGTGGTCGGGACGGCGGGCCACGTGGACCACGGCAAATCGACGCTCGTCGGCACGCTCGTGACCGGGCAGTCCGACGACGGCGAGGGTGGCACGCGGGGCTACCTCGACGTGCAACCGCACGAAGTCGAGCGCGGCCTGTCGGCCGACCTCTCCTACGGCGTCTACGGTTTCGACGGCGAGGGGCCGGTCCGGATGGACAACCCCCACCGGAAGTCCGACCGCGCTCGCGTGGTCGAGGAGAGCGACCGATTAGTCTCGTTCGTGGATACCGTGGGCCACGAACCGTGGCTCCGGACCACGATTCGCGGACTCGTGGGTCAGAAACTCGACTACGGCCTGCTGACCGTCGCCGCCGACGACGGGCCGACCAAGACGACCCGCGAACACCTCGGCGTCCTGCTCGCCACCGAACTCCCGACCATGGTGGCCATCACGAAGGCCGATATCGTGGACGACGAGCGCGTGGCGGAGGTCGAGCGCGAAGTCGAGCGCCTCCTCCGCGACGTGGACAAGACGCCGCTCCGCGTCGAGCGCCACGGCGTGGACGCCGCCGTCGAGGAGATAGACGAGAACGTCGTGCCGGTCATCACGACCAGCGCGGTCACGATGGAGGGACTGGACGCGCTCGACGAACTGTTCGAACGCCTCCCGAAGACCACCGCCGACTCGGGCGACTTCCGGATGTACATCGACCGGACCTACTCGGTGACCGGCGTCGGCGCGGTGGCCTCCGGGACTATCATGTCGGGCGAGGTCGAGGCGGGCGACGAACTCCTGCTCGGCCCGATGGCCGACGGTGCGTTCCGCGAGGTCGAGGTCCGGTCCATCGAGATGCACTACCACCGGGTGGACAAGGCCAAGGCGGGCCGCATCGTCGGCATCGCGCTGAAGGGCGTCCGCGAGGCCGACGTGGAGCGCGGGATGGTCCTGCTCCCCGCGGACGCCGACCCCGAACCGGTCCGGGAGTTCGAGGCCGAGGTCGTGGTGCTGAACCACCCAACTCGCATCGGCGACGGCTACGAACCCGTCGTCCACCTCGAAACCATCAGCGAGGCCGCGGAGTTCCACCCCAAGGGCGGCCAACTCCTGCCGGGCGACTCGGGCGCTACCACGGTCCGGTTCAAGTTCCGACCCTACCTCGTCGAGGAGGGCCAGCGATTCGTCTTCCGCGAGGGCCAGAGCAAGGGCGTCGGCACCGTGACGGGACTAAATCCGGGCGACGACTCCGGGTCCGACGACTGA
- a CDS encoding DUF4352 domain-containing protein, producing MGPVGVRRVRGGLWERQGWQAQVKRDDGRVFVAVQRPATGEEGLLWAIPDGEIGGQQVQQFASLCQQYEVDESAIVTAGSISDHASKVSEGSGVELLDGDGIAQILQRKEWTDLAEQYGESADTDDSSSEGGDGDSPIDRLRAVGSRVSSLVSGALGGGIPTKPVLAVVVVVGLLATGVLFGPSLPFLGGGSGGPVSAESVAPANSTTTLSVTWNAKVVDEIDPNESDGKAFYPPEGEQFVLVKMSINNTGGQKVTVKESGFRLRTDERTYRHQPLHDFDGFVDFPISPGNRYPGWTVFSVPEGTTATLTYDYNVTDDPVTVEFTRDSSMAINVTRR from the coding sequence ATTGGACCAGTCGGAGTTCGGCGAGTTCGTGGCGGCCTCTGGGAGCGGCAGGGCTGGCAAGCACAGGTCAAGCGCGACGACGGACGGGTGTTCGTCGCGGTCCAGCGACCCGCGACCGGCGAGGAAGGCCTCCTGTGGGCCATCCCCGACGGCGAAATCGGCGGCCAACAGGTCCAGCAGTTCGCCTCGCTCTGCCAGCAGTACGAGGTGGACGAGTCGGCTATCGTCACCGCGGGCAGCATCTCCGACCACGCCAGCAAGGTCTCGGAGGGGTCCGGCGTCGAACTGCTCGACGGCGACGGCATCGCACAGATACTCCAGCGGAAGGAGTGGACGGACCTTGCGGAGCAGTACGGCGAGAGCGCCGATACCGACGACTCGTCGAGCGAGGGCGGCGACGGCGACTCGCCGATAGACCGATTACGGGCGGTCGGGTCGCGCGTATCGTCGCTCGTCTCCGGCGCGCTCGGCGGCGGAATCCCGACGAAACCCGTACTCGCCGTCGTGGTCGTCGTCGGCCTGTTGGCCACGGGCGTCCTCTTCGGCCCGTCGCTGCCCTTCCTCGGCGGCGGTAGTGGCGGTCCCGTCTCCGCCGAGTCGGTCGCACCGGCCAACAGCACGACCACACTCAGCGTCACGTGGAACGCGAAGGTCGTGGACGAAATCGACCCCAACGAGAGCGACGGCAAAGCCTTCTACCCGCCGGAGGGCGAGCAGTTCGTCCTCGTAAAGATGAGCATCAACAACACCGGCGGCCAGAAGGTCACGGTGAAAGAGTCCGGGTTCAGACTCCGAACCGACGAGCGGACCTACCGCCATCAGCCACTCCACGACTTCGACGGCTTCGTGGACTTCCCCATCTCGCCCGGGAACCGCTACCCCGGGTGGACGGTCTTCTCGGTTCCCGAGGGAACGACGGCCACCTTGACCTACGACTACAACGTCACCGACGACCCCGTCACGGTCGAGTTCACCCGGGATTCGAGCATGGCCATCAACGTGACGCGGCGGTAA
- a CDS encoding BGTF surface domain-containing protein, with protein sequence MSARPPKYRTVAVVTLLLAAAVAPSLGTGSAAATAASSASFEKTVVYEQRGDVANITIQTSQAATVNLGSAEDSFWMQLQVGKGTTRLRLNTYKAGESTKYPLSEMVWASKGSIQSRTLRTAPIDAPLDTAEYQMNVTIQGQERALGTFVVKERSTNGVTARIAPRQVSMTERNSKAALQEVSVPPWNESVAHDDWLLLHVNATGVRGALKRPRLDGDGEAALRVDFAQTNPPMNGDGNEFTGASVERLVTGNDHEGFYLVVDTGDEGIEPGDRYRVSFVVPAKSPLAEKRENVSTEFRVAERRVNVARNGPGEKVIVEDETAITGKTTLTPGTTINISARDTGTPPFLYPRTVTVGKDRTFQTTFDFSELEPGRNFEIRLVDQKRTIPAMVAKKETTTPPPTTTTAAITTTTTVTTTATTTTTTAEGLTQAAMRGTERPLSQQAEKGSADEEDNGGLVPVPGFGASAGVVAALAAALLATRRS encoded by the coding sequence ATGTCAGCGAGACCCCCGAAGTACCGCACCGTCGCGGTCGTGACGCTCCTGCTCGCGGCGGCAGTCGCCCCGTCGCTCGGAACGGGTTCGGCCGCGGCGACCGCCGCGAGCAGTGCCTCGTTCGAGAAGACCGTCGTCTACGAACAGCGCGGCGACGTGGCGAACATCACCATCCAAACGTCACAGGCAGCGACGGTGAATCTGGGGTCGGCCGAGGACAGTTTCTGGATGCAGTTACAGGTGGGCAAGGGGACGACTAGACTTCGACTCAACACATACAAAGCCGGCGAGTCCACGAAGTACCCCCTCTCGGAGATGGTGTGGGCGTCCAAAGGCTCGATTCAGAGCCGTACTCTGCGGACCGCCCCGATAGACGCGCCCCTCGACACCGCCGAGTATCAGATGAACGTCACCATACAGGGACAGGAACGGGCGCTCGGCACGTTCGTGGTCAAGGAACGTTCGACGAACGGCGTGACCGCGCGCATCGCACCGCGACAGGTCAGCATGACCGAACGGAACTCGAAGGCCGCGCTACAGGAGGTGTCGGTGCCGCCGTGGAACGAGTCGGTCGCCCACGACGACTGGTTGCTCCTGCACGTCAACGCCACCGGCGTCCGCGGTGCGCTGAAGCGACCGCGATTGGACGGTGACGGCGAGGCGGCCCTCCGAGTCGATTTCGCCCAGACGAACCCGCCGATGAACGGCGACGGGAACGAGTTTACCGGTGCATCCGTCGAGCGACTCGTCACCGGCAACGACCACGAGGGGTTCTACCTCGTCGTGGACACCGGGGACGAGGGCATCGAACCCGGCGACAGGTATCGCGTCTCGTTCGTCGTCCCGGCAAAGAGTCCGCTCGCGGAGAAGCGCGAGAACGTCTCGACGGAGTTCCGGGTGGCGGAACGGCGGGTGAACGTCGCGCGCAACGGTCCCGGAGAGAAGGTAATCGTGGAGGACGAGACCGCTATCACCGGCAAGACGACGCTGACGCCCGGAACGACCATCAACATCTCGGCCCGCGACACGGGAACGCCCCCCTTCCTCTACCCCCGGACCGTCACGGTCGGGAAGGACAGGACGTTCCAGACCACGTTCGACTTCTCGGAGTTGGAACCCGGACGGAACTTCGAGATTCGACTCGTCGACCAGAAACGGACCATCCCGGCGATGGTCGCGAAGAAGGAGACGACTACGCCGCCACCGACTACCACGACGGCCGCCATCACCACCACGACAACGGTGACGACGACAGCGACGACGACTACCACTACCGCAGAGGGTCTCACGCAGGCGGCGATGCGCGGTACCGAGCGACCGCTGAGCCAGCAAGCCGAGAAGGGGTCCGCGGACGAGGAGGACAACGGCGGTCTCGTTCCGGTCCCCGGATTCGGCGCGTCGGCGGGCGTCGTCGCGGCGTTGGCGGCCGCCCTGTTGGCCACCCGGAGGAGCTAG
- a CDS encoding J domain-containing protein, which yields MQQDRLLFGLAAVLAGIATLEFVLAFVYTPALFAIAVPFAVAAYLVWYHASGRLREQVVSGRAREYRRAESETGGFGAGPRDSFSGRRGGFDDGRDGFGARGSGERRGARGARGQRAGGARTVGGSGPTAAEAYRVLGLDADADSEAVRRAYREKVKAVHPDRESGDEEEFKRVKEAYEVLDDRN from the coding sequence GTGCAGCAAGACCGGCTCCTGTTCGGACTGGCGGCGGTCCTCGCGGGCATCGCCACGCTGGAGTTCGTACTGGCGTTCGTCTACACTCCCGCGCTGTTCGCCATCGCCGTCCCGTTCGCGGTGGCCGCCTACCTCGTGTGGTACCACGCCAGCGGTCGGCTACGCGAACAGGTCGTGAGCGGCCGGGCCAGAGAGTACCGCCGGGCCGAGTCCGAGACCGGCGGGTTCGGCGCGGGACCCCGCGATTCGTTCTCCGGCCGTCGGGGCGGGTTCGACGACGGCCGCGACGGGTTCGGGGCGCGAGGCTCCGGCGAGCGGCGGGGTGCGAGAGGCGCTCGCGGGCAGCGGGCGGGCGGCGCGCGCACGGTCGGCGGCTCTGGACCGACCGCGGCCGAGGCCTATCGCGTCCTCGGACTCGACGCCGACGCCGACAGCGAGGCGGTGCGTCGGGCCTACCGCGAGAAGGTCAAGGCGGTCCACCCCGACCGCGAGTCCGGCGACGAGGAAGAGTTCAAGCGCGTCAAAGAGGCGTACGAGGTGCTGGACGACCGGAACTGA
- a CDS encoding DUF255 domain-containing protein encodes MNQSAEETKVEWREWGEAAFEEARETDRPVLLSLSATWCSWCHEMDREAYSNPMVAANVNDSFVPVRVDIDRQPRVRERYNMGGFPSTVFTTPDGDLLTGATYLDVDATRQVVQRVRDLWTHKGEDAARIPRSLREDPPAGELSPEIERLVAGQLGDKFDDQFGGWGDSEKFPLPRTVEFALKREREQALATLQAVSQYLYDDYDGGFFRFAEGRDWTDVHHEKLLSTNAALVRAFANAYLYTGDDDYRDPAERTVEYLTTTLWNSAERSSADNVSGQGPRAGGDAFAGSQAPGDSPDVPDSAGENGGIGEDGDDSGDGVTGEADVGESESADDPDYYALEPSDREAADAPAVDPTAFADSNAMAADALLTYHAYTDDERARTYAERALDYLTSELVEDGEVTHFDATESDSSERSESGLLADHAHLLSALTTARQVTGDEAYLDAARDVADYALDELREDGESGAFVDGPREGPGLLDRPLRPLDHNAEIADALVDLAILTGEDRYREAAEGAVAAFADAADRFGVQVAAYATAAARLCRDPLVVEVADDAGSDLHRAAMRVADHEKVVIPGVSGDEYERGSAYVVVDGERSNPVNTPEELSERVAELTE; translated from the coding sequence ATGAATCAAAGCGCCGAGGAGACCAAAGTCGAGTGGCGCGAGTGGGGCGAGGCGGCCTTCGAGGAGGCCCGCGAGACCGACCGACCCGTCCTGCTCTCGCTGTCGGCGACATGGTGTTCGTGGTGCCACGAGATGGACCGCGAGGCGTACAGCAACCCCATGGTCGCCGCGAACGTCAACGACTCGTTCGTCCCGGTCCGGGTGGACATCGACCGACAACCCCGGGTTCGGGAGCGGTACAACATGGGCGGGTTCCCCTCGACGGTGTTCACCACGCCGGACGGCGACCTGCTCACCGGCGCGACGTACCTCGACGTGGACGCCACGCGGCAGGTCGTCCAGCGCGTCCGCGACCTCTGGACCCACAAGGGCGAGGACGCCGCCCGCATCCCGCGGAGTCTCCGCGAGGACCCGCCCGCCGGGGAACTCTCGCCCGAAATCGAGCGCCTCGTCGCCGGGCAGTTGGGCGACAAGTTCGACGACCAGTTCGGCGGGTGGGGCGACAGCGAGAAGTTCCCGCTGCCCCGGACCGTGGAGTTCGCGCTCAAGCGCGAGCGCGAACAGGCCCTCGCAACGCTTCAGGCCGTCAGCCAGTACCTCTACGACGACTACGACGGCGGCTTCTTCCGGTTCGCCGAGGGCCGCGACTGGACCGACGTCCACCACGAGAAACTGCTCTCGACCAACGCCGCGCTGGTCCGGGCGTTCGCCAACGCCTACCTCTACACGGGCGACGACGACTACCGCGACCCGGCCGAGCGGACCGTCGAGTACCTGACGACCACCCTCTGGAATAGCGCGGAACGGAGTTCCGCGGACAACGTGAGCGGGCAAGGCCCGCGAGCGGGCGGCGACGCCTTCGCCGGAAGTCAAGCGCCGGGCGACTCGCCGGACGTGCCCGACAGCGCGGGCGAAAATGGCGGTATCGGCGAAGACGGGGACGACAGCGGCGACGGAGTGACCGGCGAGGCAGACGTCGGCGAGTCCGAGTCCGCCGACGACCCCGACTACTACGCACTCGAACCGAGCGACCGCGAGGCGGCCGACGCGCCCGCGGTGGACCCGACCGCCTTCGCAGACTCGAACGCGATGGCCGCCGACGCCCTGCTGACCTACCACGCCTACACGGACGACGAACGCGCACGCACGTACGCCGAACGCGCGCTCGACTACCTCACCTCCGAACTGGTCGAGGACGGCGAGGTGACCCACTTCGACGCCACCGAGAGCGATTCGAGCGAGCGCAGTGAGTCGGGACTGCTCGCCGACCACGCCCACCTCCTCTCGGCGCTCACGACCGCCCGGCAGGTCACCGGCGACGAGGCGTACCTCGACGCGGCGCGCGACGTGGCCGACTACGCGCTCGACGAACTCCGTGAAGACGGCGAGTCGGGCGCGTTCGTGGACGGTCCCCGCGAGGGACCGGGCCTGCTCGACCGGCCGCTGCGACCGCTCGACCACAACGCCGAAATCGCCGACGCGCTCGTGGACCTCGCAATCCTGACCGGCGAGGACCGCTACCGGGAGGCTGCCGAGGGTGCCGTCGCGGCGTTCGCCGACGCGGCTGACCGCTTCGGGGTGCAGGTCGCGGCCTACGCCACCGCCGCGGCCCGCCTCTGTCGGGACCCCCTCGTGGTGGAAGTCGCCGACGACGCCGGGTCGGACCTCCACCGCGCCGCGATGCGCGTGGCCGACCACGAGAAGGTCGTGATTCCGGGCGTCTCGGGCGACGAGTACGAGCGCGGTAGCGCCTACGTGGTCGTCGATGGCGAACGCTCGAATCCCGTGAATACGCCCGAGGAACTGAGCGAACGCGTCGCCGAACTGACCGAGTAG